A region from the Halobacillus mangrovi genome encodes:
- the ftsL gene encoding cell division protein FtsL — translation MSLEHAKKAQQPLQQPEKQKQVKVKVHKKRWISTGEKFLYSISTTAVLAASIFFVQFSAATDSLNRDIRSLEKEISQQESQNENLAYQVKELSNPDRILKIAKENGLNIQNAKVKQAGTVSN, via the coding sequence ATGAGCCTTGAGCATGCCAAAAAGGCCCAGCAGCCTTTACAGCAACCGGAAAAACAAAAACAGGTTAAAGTAAAGGTCCATAAAAAACGGTGGATTAGTACAGGAGAGAAATTCTTATACTCGATTTCAACGACAGCAGTTCTTGCTGCTTCCATTTTCTTTGTCCAGTTTTCAGCTGCAACGGACTCTTTGAACCGTGATATTAGAAGTTTAGAGAAGGAAATTTCTCAGCAGGAATCACAGAATGAAAACCTTGCTTATCAAGTGAAAGAATTGAGCAATCCCGATCGCATTTTGAAAATAGCTAAAGAAAATGGATTGAATATCCAAAATGCGAAGGTGAAACAAGCTGGCACAGTCAGCAACTAA
- a CDS encoding UDP-N-acetylmuramoyl-L-alanyl-D-glutamate--2,6-diaminopimelate ligase, which produces MKMKKLLEHLPFYQVTQPISKLTVQGISMDSRSIGPGDLFVCIRGIKVDGHDYVQDAVNNGAVAVMCEERVDTSVPVILVNDTVRALAMVASTFYGHPSESLHVIGVTGTNGKTTITYLLDEIFCRHKKVTGLIGTIQICVAGKAYPVKNTTPDALSIQKYLSMMKKSRVDTAIMEVSSHALDQGRVYGCDFDIAIFTNLTRDHLDYHHDFDDYLRAKSLLFAQLGNGYNSGRDKYAIINMDSPVAKRFIRSTSQPLLTYGINHRADIMAKDCMLKETGTTFTLTTPESEVRIDSPLMGLFNVYNMLAAAGAALLSDIPLSVIQQAFNQSRGVRGRFEPVREGQDYGVVVDYAHTPDSLENVLKTIAELCTGQIHVVVGCGGDRDRSKRPLMAQVAIKWADHVIFTSDNPRTESPKQIFKDMTNHLQGTYKIIESREDAIESALKAAYQGDVVLIAGKGHETYQEINGVRHHFDDCEIARKILRSMKESP; this is translated from the coding sequence ATGAAAATGAAAAAGTTGTTGGAGCACCTTCCTTTTTATCAAGTAACTCAGCCCATTTCGAAATTAACGGTTCAAGGGATTTCAATGGATTCAAGATCCATTGGTCCTGGCGACCTTTTTGTTTGTATAAGGGGAATTAAGGTGGATGGTCATGACTATGTCCAGGATGCTGTAAACAATGGGGCTGTCGCTGTCATGTGCGAAGAACGTGTAGATACTAGTGTCCCTGTCATTTTAGTCAATGATACTGTAAGGGCACTGGCCATGGTGGCATCCACCTTTTACGGTCATCCGTCAGAAAGTCTTCACGTCATAGGAGTGACTGGAACAAATGGCAAGACGACCATTACGTATTTGCTCGATGAAATATTCTGCCGTCATAAAAAGGTTACAGGCTTAATCGGAACCATACAAATATGTGTGGCAGGGAAAGCCTATCCAGTCAAAAATACGACACCTGATGCCCTTTCAATCCAAAAGTATCTCTCCATGATGAAAAAATCAAGAGTGGACACGGCCATTATGGAGGTATCCTCTCATGCGCTCGATCAAGGCAGAGTATATGGCTGTGATTTCGATATTGCCATCTTTACGAATTTAACGAGAGACCATTTGGATTATCATCATGATTTTGATGATTATCTTCGGGCTAAGTCCCTATTGTTCGCTCAATTGGGAAATGGGTATAATAGTGGACGTGACAAATACGCTATTATAAACATGGATTCACCTGTGGCTAAAAGATTTATCAGATCCACTTCCCAGCCTCTACTGACTTATGGAATCAACCATCGAGCTGATATTATGGCGAAGGATTGCATGCTTAAGGAGACGGGAACAACCTTTACGCTTACGACTCCAGAGAGTGAAGTACGTATTGATAGCCCGCTAATGGGGCTTTTTAATGTTTATAACATGCTTGCCGCTGCAGGAGCCGCTCTTCTCTCAGATATCCCTTTATCAGTCATTCAACAAGCTTTTAACCAATCGAGGGGCGTCCGTGGACGTTTCGAACCTGTTAGAGAAGGGCAAGACTATGGTGTAGTGGTAGATTATGCCCATACACCTGATTCCTTGGAGAACGTACTGAAGACGATAGCTGAATTGTGCACGGGCCAGATCCACGTCGTTGTCGGTTGCGGAGGAGATCGTGATCGCAGCAAACGTCCTTTAATGGCTCAAGTGGCTATTAAATGGGCAGATCATGTGATTTTCACATCAGACAATCCGCGTACTGAAAGTCCAAAGCAAATTTTTAAAGATATGACCAATCATTTACAGGGAACCTATAAAATTATTGAAAGCCGGGAAGATGCAATTGAATCTGCATTGAAGGCAGCATATCAAGGAGATGTTGTATTAATTGCAGGAAAAGGACATGAAACGTATCAGGAAATAAACGGGGTCCGTCATCATTTTGATGATTGTGAGATTGCAAGAAAGATTCTAAGAAGTATGAAGGAGAGTCCATAA
- the mraY gene encoding phospho-N-acetylmuramoyl-pentapeptide-transferase, which produces MDEYILLITMALSFMITVVISPMIIPFLRRLKFGQAIREEGPQSHQKKSGTPTMGGVMIILAVIATTLIASFWFNTESTSIHLFLVLFVLIGYGLLGFLDDYIKVALKRNLGLTSKQKMLGQIIIAIVVYMILRQNDFPTTIGVPGTEWEVELGFGYALLILFMLVGGSNAVNLTDGLDGLLAGTAAIAFGAFGILTWTGDTNIDVTIFALAVVGALLGFLVFNAHPAKVFMGDTGSLALGGAIAIIAILTKLELLLVIIGGVFVLETLSVIIQVISFKTTGKRVFKMSPLHHHYELKGWSEWRVVTTFWAVGLIFAVLGIYIEVMFG; this is translated from the coding sequence ATGGACGAATACATATTACTAATCACTATGGCATTATCATTCATGATTACTGTCGTGATATCGCCGATGATTATTCCGTTTTTAAGAAGATTGAAGTTCGGTCAGGCGATTAGAGAAGAAGGGCCTCAGTCACACCAGAAAAAATCTGGAACACCAACAATGGGCGGCGTTATGATTATCTTAGCAGTCATTGCAACGACATTGATTGCTTCTTTTTGGTTTAATACAGAATCAACGAGTATTCATTTGTTTTTAGTATTATTTGTTCTTATAGGCTATGGACTACTAGGATTTCTAGATGACTATATAAAAGTTGCATTAAAACGGAACCTTGGATTGACTTCAAAACAGAAAATGCTCGGTCAAATCATTATTGCGATTGTCGTTTACATGATCTTAAGGCAAAATGATTTTCCTACAACTATTGGAGTTCCAGGGACAGAATGGGAAGTAGAATTAGGTTTCGGATATGCACTTCTCATTCTTTTCATGCTTGTTGGAGGTTCCAATGCCGTGAACCTTACCGACGGGCTTGATGGTTTATTAGCTGGAACTGCAGCAATCGCGTTTGGTGCTTTTGGTATTCTCACATGGACAGGAGATACCAATATTGATGTTACGATTTTCGCTTTGGCTGTTGTGGGTGCTTTACTAGGGTTTTTAGTGTTTAACGCTCACCCTGCAAAAGTATTCATGGGCGATACAGGATCACTGGCTCTCGGGGGCGCGATTGCTATTATAGCCATCTTGACAAAATTGGAGTTACTCCTAGTCATCATTGGCGGTGTTTTTGTACTAGAGACTCTGTCTGTTATTATTCAGGTTATTTCTTTTAAAACGACTGGAAAGCGTGTATTTAAGATGAGTCCTTTACATCACCACTATGAATTGAAGGGCTGGTCAGAGTGGCGGGTCGTAACGACATTCTGGGCGGTAGGATTAATTTTTGCTGTTCTTGGTATTTATATTGAGGTGATGTTCGGATGA
- a CDS encoding penicillin-binding protein: protein MKSPNTHRGAALLILAFSFMFLIIAGRFLYIETTATVEGVDLEKWAKDVRTSSYEIDAKRGKIFDKNGMVLAYDRPMYRLYAIVDPDYTTNPKEPNHVTDIEKTASTLAPLLDMEANEMAEIMETGKENERFQVEFGSNGREISQEKMEEIKELELSGIEFEEEAKRYYPNGLFASHVIGFARSEDGKISGVTGIEKQMEKYLQEKKGSIKYERDKYGTKLLDPNQVMTEPDNGEDVHLTIDQKIQTFLEDAMSQVDEQYSPEKIMAAVMDPDTGEILAMSNRPSYNPNDIGNVQNWYNDLISYPFEPGSTMKIFTWAAAIEDGAYSGNELFQSGTYKVTENSQSIGDHNNGEGWGKISYDEGFQRSSNVAASKLVYEKLGPTKFRKYLSAFNLTDKSGIDLPGELTGRVVYERPIEQITTGFGQGSTFTPMQLMTAATSIANDGKIMQPYMLSEITSSETGEVLKEGKPEVLGEPISEDTAEKVRDLMGEVVTSENGTGQSFKLDDYSLAGKTGTAQINKPGGGYMSGRENYVFSFMGMAPKDDPELLMYVAVKQPDLEPTELGSEPVSYITRTVMENSLHYLDIQPDKDEDNSVSQQKLPDVKDMSSNEAEAKLKETFSSVEMIGNGERVVDILPAPGTKVLKNQRIMVITDEPEMPDLTGYSLRDVHRFAEYFNLNIETMGNGYVISQGITEGSKIKEDGYLVVELSPPNTE, encoded by the coding sequence ATGAAAAGTCCGAACACGCATAGAGGTGCAGCTCTATTAATTTTGGCGTTTTCTTTCATGTTCCTCATCATTGCCGGAAGGTTCTTATATATTGAGACAACGGCAACGGTCGAAGGAGTAGACTTGGAAAAATGGGCGAAGGATGTCCGTACAAGTTCTTATGAAATTGACGCGAAAAGAGGAAAGATTTTTGATAAAAATGGCATGGTCCTCGCTTATGATCGACCGATGTACAGGCTATATGCCATTGTAGACCCTGATTATACGACAAATCCTAAGGAGCCCAATCATGTGACGGACATTGAGAAGACCGCGTCAACATTGGCTCCTTTGTTGGATATGGAAGCAAATGAAATGGCTGAGATCATGGAAACGGGTAAGGAAAATGAGCGGTTCCAAGTTGAGTTCGGTTCAAACGGGCGAGAAATATCCCAAGAAAAAATGGAGGAAATCAAAGAGCTTGAATTGAGCGGCATCGAATTTGAAGAAGAAGCAAAAAGGTATTACCCGAATGGTTTATTCGCTTCTCATGTCATTGGATTTGCCCGTTCAGAGGACGGTAAGATTTCTGGTGTTACGGGAATTGAAAAACAGATGGAAAAGTATTTACAGGAAAAGAAGGGTTCAATTAAGTACGAACGAGATAAATACGGAACCAAATTGCTGGATCCGAATCAAGTGATGACAGAGCCAGACAATGGTGAAGACGTTCATTTGACGATTGATCAAAAAATTCAAACCTTCCTTGAGGACGCCATGAGTCAAGTGGATGAACAGTACAGTCCTGAAAAAATCATGGCTGCTGTTATGGACCCTGATACAGGCGAGATTCTAGCCATGAGTAACCGTCCGAGTTATAACCCGAACGACATTGGAAATGTACAGAACTGGTACAATGACTTGATTTCCTATCCTTTTGAACCAGGTTCGACTATGAAAATCTTTACCTGGGCCGCAGCGATTGAAGATGGCGCCTATAGTGGTAACGAGTTGTTTCAGTCCGGTACTTACAAGGTAACGGAGAACTCTCAATCGATTGGTGACCATAATAATGGAGAAGGCTGGGGAAAGATTTCTTATGATGAAGGTTTCCAACGCTCCTCCAACGTCGCAGCTTCCAAGCTTGTTTATGAAAAACTTGGGCCAACAAAGTTTCGTAAATATTTGTCTGCATTTAATCTGACAGACAAATCTGGGATCGACCTTCCTGGAGAACTTACAGGTAGAGTGGTCTATGAACGTCCAATTGAACAGATTACAACAGGCTTTGGACAGGGGTCTACATTTACTCCTATGCAGCTGATGACCGCTGCGACATCTATTGCTAACGACGGGAAGATTATGCAGCCCTATATGCTATCGGAAATTACTTCCAGTGAAACTGGGGAAGTCCTAAAAGAAGGGAAACCAGAAGTGCTTGGTGAACCAATTTCTGAAGATACAGCTGAGAAAGTCAGAGATCTTATGGGAGAGGTCGTAACTTCTGAAAACGGAACAGGACAGTCCTTTAAGCTGGATGACTACTCTCTTGCTGGTAAAACGGGAACAGCACAAATCAATAAGCCCGGGGGCGGCTATATGTCTGGACGTGAAAACTACGTATTCTCATTCATGGGAATGGCTCCGAAAGATGATCCTGAACTGTTGATGTATGTAGCTGTAAAACAGCCAGACCTTGAACCTACGGAATTAGGTTCAGAACCTGTTTCTTACATTACCAGAACAGTTATGGAGAATAGTTTGCACTATCTAGATATTCAGCCGGATAAAGACGAAGATAACAGTGTATCTCAGCAAAAATTGCCAGATGTAAAAGATATGTCTTCAAATGAAGCTGAAGCAAAGCTAAAAGAAACTTTCAGCAGCGTTGAAATGATTGGGAATGGAGAAAGAGTCGTAGATATTCTCCCTGCTCCAGGAACCAAGGTGCTGAAGAATCAACGGATTATGGTGATTACGGATGAACCGGAAATGCCGGATCTAACTGGTTATTCCTTAAGAGATGTCCATCGATTTGCAGAATACTTCAATTTAAATATTGAAACGATGGGGAACGGATATGTAATCTCCCAAGGAATTACAGAAGGGTCGAAAATAAAAGAAGACGGGTATTTAGTTGTAGAACTATCCCCGCCGAATACAGAATAA
- the rsmH gene encoding 16S rRNA (cytosine(1402)-N(4))-methyltransferase RsmH, whose protein sequence is MFEHYSVLKNETIEQLHIKPQGAYVDCTLGGGGHTEFIASHLDDSGHVYAFDQDEMALEAARERLKPYEGKITFIQANFRQLEEKLQEIGVERIDGIIYDLGVSSPQLDVGERGFSYQNDAPLDMRMNQSADLTAREVVNEWPFEDLVRIFFKYGEEKFSKQIARKIEKAREESPIETTGELVELIKDGIPAPARRKGGHPAKRVFQAIRIAVNDELGAFQDSLHQAARVVSVGGRIAVITFHSLEDRLCKQAFKKWSTNPPLPKNIPVIPDDKQPPFKLVTRKPIVAEDVELEENRRSRSAKLRVVEKVKPWNSEFQYEEGWKRT, encoded by the coding sequence ATGTTTGAACATTATAGTGTGTTAAAAAATGAAACCATCGAGCAGCTACATATTAAGCCTCAGGGGGCATACGTAGATTGCACTCTCGGTGGTGGAGGTCATACAGAATTTATCGCATCCCATTTGGATGACAGTGGTCATGTTTATGCATTTGACCAGGATGAAATGGCTCTAGAAGCCGCTAGAGAGAGATTAAAGCCGTATGAAGGTAAAATTACATTTATTCAGGCGAATTTTCGCCAACTTGAAGAAAAGTTACAAGAGATTGGTGTAGAAAGAATCGATGGAATTATTTACGATCTCGGGGTTTCAAGTCCACAACTGGATGTAGGTGAACGTGGGTTTAGTTATCAAAACGATGCACCACTGGACATGCGCATGAATCAATCGGCTGATTTAACTGCAAGAGAAGTTGTAAACGAATGGCCATTTGAGGATTTAGTGCGTATCTTTTTTAAATATGGTGAGGAAAAGTTCTCGAAACAGATTGCAAGGAAGATTGAAAAAGCTCGTGAAGAAAGCCCGATCGAAACGACGGGAGAACTGGTCGAGCTGATCAAAGATGGAATTCCAGCTCCTGCAAGAAGGAAAGGAGGGCATCCGGCCAAACGAGTATTTCAAGCGATTCGTATTGCTGTAAATGATGAACTTGGAGCTTTTCAGGACAGTCTTCATCAGGCTGCAAGAGTTGTTTCTGTCGGAGGAAGAATTGCCGTCATTACTTTTCATTCCTTAGAAGATCGTTTGTGCAAACAAGCCTTTAAAAAATGGAGTACTAATCCGCCTTTACCAAAAAATATTCCAGTTATTCCGGATGATAAGCAGCCCCCATTCAAACTTGTAACACGAAAACCGATTGTAGCTGAAGATGTTGAACTTGAAGAGAACCGTCGCTCACGCTCAGCGAAATTAAGGGTGGTAGAGAAAGTCAAACCTTGGAATAGTGAATTTCAATATGAAGAAGGGTGGAAGAGAACATGA
- a CDS encoding UDP-N-acetylmuramoyl-tripeptide--D-alanyl-D-alanine ligase, translating into MIFEAQELSTLFSDFRGAARDRIPINEIMTDTRKESSQSLFVPIIGESFDAHQFLAEAIKKGAVASLWQKDRELPAMIPTDFPVFLVEDTTKGLQELATYYLNKISPIVVGVTGSNGKTTTKDMVASVLSTHFKTHKTQGNFNNHIGLPLTILNMNQDTEALVLEMGMDKAGEISVLSNLAHPDHAIITNIGESHIENLGSRKAIAAAKLEITDGLKQNGRLIIDGDEPLLFNVKKQRSTISCGFDENNAYPIVVEELSDDESVFSVTGHTYKLPMAGRHNVKNASYVIALAEQLGLTKEEVQKGFLQLEMSGMRFEKVEGLNHSLIINDAYNASPTSMRAVIEVVAQLTSKSKKVLILGDMFELGEQSEELHESVAEAIDENIHALFTIGDHSEKISKAVSQHKPTIQTSHFKDKKALCHHVRPMLTSETVVLIKASRGMKLEELLEELTE; encoded by the coding sequence ATGATTTTTGAAGCTCAAGAACTATCAACACTTTTTTCAGATTTTAGAGGAGCGGCGAGGGATCGAATTCCAATCAATGAGATTATGACGGACACAAGGAAAGAATCAAGCCAAAGCTTGTTTGTACCGATCATTGGAGAATCTTTCGATGCCCATCAATTTTTAGCGGAAGCTATAAAGAAAGGTGCCGTAGCATCACTATGGCAAAAAGATCGTGAGTTGCCTGCTATGATTCCTACAGATTTTCCAGTTTTCTTGGTTGAGGACACTACAAAGGGACTGCAGGAACTCGCCACTTATTATTTAAATAAAATTTCACCAATAGTTGTTGGCGTCACAGGCTCAAATGGAAAAACAACTACGAAGGATATGGTGGCCTCTGTACTGTCCACTCACTTTAAGACTCATAAAACTCAGGGCAATTTCAACAACCATATCGGTCTTCCTTTGACGATTCTTAATATGAATCAAGATACAGAGGCACTTGTGCTGGAAATGGGGATGGATAAAGCAGGTGAAATTTCTGTGCTTTCCAATTTGGCGCATCCGGATCACGCGATTATTACTAATATTGGTGAGTCTCATATTGAAAATCTCGGTTCAAGGAAAGCGATCGCAGCGGCTAAGTTAGAAATTACAGACGGATTGAAACAAAATGGCCGCCTTATTATTGACGGAGATGAACCGCTTCTTTTTAATGTGAAGAAGCAGCGATCAACTATTTCTTGTGGGTTTGATGAAAATAATGCTTATCCAATCGTGGTTGAAGAACTTTCCGATGATGAGAGTGTATTCTCGGTGACTGGCCATACGTACAAATTGCCAATGGCCGGCCGCCATAATGTGAAAAATGCAAGCTACGTAATTGCCCTAGCTGAACAACTTGGACTAACAAAAGAAGAGGTACAAAAAGGCTTCCTTCAGCTTGAGATGTCAGGGATGAGGTTTGAGAAAGTAGAAGGGCTCAATCATTCCCTTATTATTAACGACGCTTACAATGCCTCTCCGACATCTATGAGAGCTGTTATTGAAGTTGTCGCCCAATTAACATCCAAATCCAAAAAAGTGTTAATATTAGGTGATATGTTTGAACTTGGCGAGCAATCAGAAGAATTACATGAAAGTGTAGCAGAGGCGATTGATGAAAACATTCATGCTCTCTTTACAATCGGTGATCATTCTGAGAAAATTTCTAAGGCTGTGAGTCAGCACAAGCCAACTATTCAAACTTCGCATTTCAAAGATAAAAAAGCTTTATGTCATCATGTACGCCCGATGTTGACGTCTGAAACAGTAGTATTAATCAAGGCATCCAGAGGAATGAAGCTTGAAGAGCTGCTTGAAGAATTAACAGAGTAA
- a CDS encoding stage V sporulation protein D encodes MRRVSQVIVKKRLITVFLFGMVIFMVIIGRLGYVQFFLSDFLISKAEESWSRDITFEPERGKILDTNGEVLVGNQSAPTVMVVPRQIKDPETTAKNLAQILEMSVEKAYTHVTKQISIEKIHPEGRKVSEAQAKAIQSLSMPGVYIAEDSERYYPHGSFLSHVLGFSGIDNQGLLGLEAHYDEELRGEKGALSFFSDAKGKRMPDMADVYKPPVDGKDLQLTIDYKVQSIIERELDIAVAKYNPDGAVALAVDPDTGQVVGMASRPNFNPANYQEVDPKVYNRNLPVWSTYEPGSTFKIITLAAALEENLVNLQDEHFHDSGAVKVDGATLHCWKRGGHGDQTFLEVVQNSCNPGFVELGQRLGKDKLFEYIDLFGFGEKTGIDLEGEGKGILFKPENVGPVEQATTAFGQGVSVTPIQQVMAVAAAVNGGYYYEPYIQEAWLDPVSGDVLEKNEPKLKKRVISEETSKQIRGALESVVAKGTGRGAYVEGYRVGGKTGTAQKVGPDGKYMENNHIVSFIGFAPADDPELVVYLAIDNPKNTVQFGGVVAAPIVGNIMEDSLRVLGVKPRKDGLEKEYSWPDEPLVEVPNVTGMEKKELKNLLTPLEVEVSGKGNKVITQAPEAGVKVPSGSKVRVYMGN; translated from the coding sequence ATGAGACGAGTATCACAAGTAATAGTCAAGAAACGATTAATCACTGTTTTTCTTTTTGGAATGGTTATTTTTATGGTTATTATCGGAAGATTAGGCTATGTTCAATTTTTCCTCAGTGATTTCCTTATTTCAAAAGCGGAGGAATCGTGGAGTCGTGACATCACTTTCGAGCCTGAACGGGGGAAAATCTTAGATACGAATGGTGAAGTTCTCGTAGGCAACCAGTCAGCGCCTACAGTGATGGTTGTACCCAGACAAATCAAAGATCCTGAAACGACTGCCAAAAACTTAGCACAGATCCTTGAAATGAGTGTTGAGAAAGCTTACACGCATGTGACGAAACAAATATCCATTGAGAAGATCCACCCTGAAGGAAGAAAGGTTTCAGAAGCTCAGGCGAAAGCGATACAATCTCTTTCGATGCCAGGGGTATACATCGCAGAAGACTCTGAACGTTATTATCCGCATGGATCTTTTCTTTCTCATGTTCTAGGCTTCAGCGGAATTGATAATCAAGGATTGCTTGGTCTTGAGGCTCACTATGATGAAGAATTAAGAGGTGAAAAGGGCGCGCTATCCTTTTTCTCTGACGCAAAAGGGAAACGTATGCCTGATATGGCGGATGTTTATAAACCTCCTGTAGACGGAAAAGATTTGCAGTTAACCATTGATTACAAAGTACAATCTATCATTGAACGTGAGCTGGACATTGCTGTTGCAAAGTATAATCCTGACGGGGCAGTAGCGTTAGCGGTCGATCCTGATACAGGACAAGTCGTCGGAATGGCCTCACGTCCGAACTTTAATCCTGCTAATTATCAAGAAGTTGACCCTAAGGTCTATAACAGAAATTTGCCTGTGTGGAGTACGTATGAGCCGGGGTCAACGTTCAAGATTATCACTCTTGCAGCAGCCCTTGAAGAAAATCTCGTGAATTTACAAGATGAACATTTTCATGATTCGGGAGCCGTCAAAGTAGATGGAGCTACCCTCCATTGCTGGAAACGCGGTGGTCATGGAGATCAGACTTTCCTGGAAGTTGTGCAAAACTCCTGTAACCCCGGCTTTGTAGAATTGGGACAGCGTCTGGGTAAAGATAAACTCTTTGAATATATCGATTTGTTCGGTTTTGGTGAGAAAACGGGCATAGACTTAGAGGGAGAAGGTAAAGGAATCCTCTTTAAACCTGAAAATGTGGGCCCTGTTGAACAGGCGACTACGGCATTTGGTCAAGGGGTCTCTGTTACACCGATTCAACAAGTCATGGCCGTGGCAGCTGCAGTTAATGGTGGATACTATTATGAACCTTATATTCAAGAGGCTTGGCTTGACCCTGTATCCGGAGATGTACTGGAAAAGAATGAACCTAAATTGAAGAAGAGGGTCATTTCAGAAGAGACGTCCAAACAAATTCGTGGTGCACTCGAAAGTGTAGTCGCGAAAGGAACAGGTCGAGGAGCTTATGTAGAAGGATACCGTGTTGGAGGGAAGACAGGAACAGCACAAAAGGTAGGTCCTGATGGTAAATATATGGAAAATAACCATATCGTTTCCTTTATCGGTTTTGCTCCTGCTGATGACCCTGAGCTTGTTGTGTACCTTGCGATTGATAATCCTAAAAACACCGTTCAATTTGGTGGCGTAGTCGCTGCACCAATTGTCGGGAACATTATGGAGGACAGTCTGAGAGTATTGGGAGTCAAGCCTCGAAAGGATGGTCTGGAGAAGGAATATTCCTGGCCAGATGAACCGCTCGTTGAAGTGCCAAACGTTACAGGGATGGAGAAAAAAGAACTGAAAAACCTCCTTACTCCATTGGAAGTAGAAGTAAGCGGAAAAGGTAATAAGGTCATTACTCAGGCCCCAGAAGCAGGGGTTAAGGTTCCAAGCGGTTCGAAAGTAAGGGTATATATGGGAAATTAA
- the murD gene encoding UDP-N-acetylmuramoyl-L-alanine--D-glutamate ligase → MKKLESFPYKHVLVLGLAKSGTAAAHLLLDSGVNVRINDKNAVESSEEIQRLKQKGADIITGGHPLTVLDDIDLLVKNPGIPYENPVVEESVKRKIPVVTEVELAGHLHNGPLIAVTGSNGKTTTTTLIHEIIKADHQPVAVAGNIGKVSCEVARSTTDEETMVVELSSFQLLGTENFRPDISVLLNLYEAHLDYHGTLENYHEAKVKIMENQTEADTLVFNADDEKINAYTSRTKAKLVAFSTKHQVEGAWSDGEWVYFYEEPIMKVKEIVLVGEQNLQNILATIAAVKVNGVDNKAIHKVLTTFSGVEHRLQFVTEKNGRSFYNDSKATNILATSYALRSFKQPVILLAGGLDRGTTFESLAPYLGSVKGMVLFGETADLLEETGKQAGVEKIVKVNGMQEAVEKANKISVQGDVILLSPACASWDQYRTFEERGNMFIDAVHKLN, encoded by the coding sequence ATGAAAAAATTAGAATCTTTCCCTTACAAGCATGTACTCGTCCTTGGGTTAGCCAAAAGTGGAACGGCTGCTGCCCATTTACTGTTGGACAGTGGGGTAAACGTAAGGATAAATGATAAAAACGCAGTTGAATCTAGCGAAGAGATTCAGCGGTTAAAACAAAAAGGGGCAGATATCATTACTGGAGGACACCCTTTGACCGTATTGGATGATATCGATCTATTAGTCAAAAACCCAGGGATCCCATATGAAAATCCTGTTGTGGAAGAAAGTGTGAAAAGGAAAATACCAGTCGTGACCGAAGTTGAGCTTGCAGGCCACCTTCATAATGGGCCGCTAATTGCGGTAACGGGCTCTAATGGAAAAACGACAACAACAACATTGATTCATGAAATAATAAAGGCAGACCATCAGCCAGTAGCTGTTGCGGGAAATATCGGAAAAGTGTCTTGTGAAGTGGCACGTTCCACCACAGACGAAGAGACCATGGTGGTTGAATTGTCTTCCTTCCAACTGCTTGGAACGGAAAATTTCCGGCCGGATATCTCTGTCTTATTAAACCTTTATGAAGCTCATCTCGATTATCATGGCACACTCGAGAACTATCATGAGGCGAAAGTGAAAATTATGGAAAATCAGACAGAAGCGGATACTCTTGTTTTTAACGCTGATGATGAGAAGATTAACGCCTATACTTCACGTACCAAAGCTAAGCTAGTAGCCTTTTCTACTAAACATCAAGTAGAAGGGGCATGGTCCGACGGTGAATGGGTTTATTTTTATGAAGAACCTATTATGAAAGTAAAAGAAATCGTCCTCGTCGGTGAGCAAAATTTGCAAAATATTTTAGCTACGATTGCTGCGGTAAAAGTTAATGGTGTAGATAATAAAGCAATTCATAAAGTATTAACAACATTTTCAGGAGTAGAACATCGCCTACAATTTGTAACGGAGAAAAATGGCCGTTCTTTTTATAATGATTCAAAGGCCACGAATATTCTAGCTACTTCTTATGCTTTGCGTTCCTTTAAGCAGCCTGTTATTTTACTTGCCGGCGGACTTGATCGGGGAACCACATTTGAAAGCCTGGCTCCTTATCTTGGCTCTGTCAAAGGTATGGTTCTCTTTGGTGAAACGGCTGATCTGTTAGAAGAAACAGGGAAGCAAGCAGGGGTTGAGAAGATTGTTAAGGTGAACGGAATGCAGGAAGCTGTGGAGAAAGCCAACAAGATTTCCGTCCAAGGAGATGTTATATTGCTTTCCCCTGCCTGTGCGAGTTGGGATCAATACAGAACTTTTGAAGAAAGAGGCAACATGTTTATCGATGCTGTGCATAAGCTGAACTAA